In Amycolatopsis jiangsuensis, the following proteins share a genomic window:
- a CDS encoding carbohydrate ABC transporter permease produces the protein MRKSRTQRVTLSVAGVLVALVFFFPTYWMFTTALKTPGEILSPKFDLFPSSATLSNFASALTKPGFVTYLGNSLIVTLGAVLAALVVGVLAAIPLARFRFRGRKGFLLLILVAQLAPLSALFIPMYLLMRDIGLLNTLPSLLLVYFATSLPFTVWMLYGFVNGIPYDLEEAAMIDGCSRTGAFRRVTLPLLGPGLVTTSVFSFITAWNEFLFALVFMRDQSKQTLPVWLSSFRTAFSVDWGGVMAASVVYAIPALVFFLIVQRKLVSGMTAGAVKG, from the coding sequence GTGAGGAAGTCCCGGACCCAGCGGGTCACGCTCTCGGTGGCCGGCGTGCTGGTCGCGCTGGTGTTCTTTTTCCCGACGTACTGGATGTTCACCACGGCGCTCAAGACGCCGGGTGAGATCCTCTCGCCGAAGTTCGACCTGTTCCCGTCCTCGGCGACGCTGTCGAACTTCGCCTCCGCGCTCACGAAGCCGGGGTTCGTCACCTATCTCGGCAACAGCTTGATCGTCACGCTCGGCGCGGTGCTCGCAGCGCTGGTCGTCGGGGTGCTCGCGGCGATCCCCCTCGCACGGTTCCGCTTCCGCGGCCGCAAAGGGTTCCTGCTGCTGATTCTGGTGGCGCAGCTGGCACCGCTGTCCGCGCTGTTCATCCCGATGTACCTGCTGATGCGGGATATCGGACTGCTGAACACGCTGCCGTCGCTGCTGCTGGTCTACTTCGCGACGTCGCTGCCGTTCACCGTGTGGATGCTCTACGGGTTCGTCAACGGGATCCCGTACGACCTCGAAGAGGCGGCCATGATCGACGGCTGCAGCCGCACCGGCGCGTTCCGCCGGGTCACGCTGCCACTGCTCGGACCCGGGCTGGTGACGACGTCGGTGTTCAGCTTCATCACCGCGTGGAACGAGTTCCTCTTCGCCCTGGTATTCATGCGGGACCAGTCGAAGCAGACGCTGCCGGTGTGGCTGTCGTCGTTTCGCACCGCGTTCTCCGTGGACTGGGGCGGGGTGATGGCCGCTTCGGTGGTGTACGCGATTCCCGCGCTGGTGTTCTTCCTGATCGTGCAACGGAAACTCGTGTCCGGGATGACCGCCGGCGCGGTGAAGGGATAG